A stretch of the Thiomicrorhabdus xiamenensis genome encodes the following:
- a CDS encoding glycerate kinase codes for MSRILLAPDSFKGSLSATQFCQIASQVIEAYAPQTEVISLPLSDGGEGFVDAYVTAGLASRETLWVSNPLGRKIKAAYGWQQETHTAIIEMAQASGLPKIRQEERNPLQTHSLGTGQLISAAIQQGAKRIILGLGGSATNDGGAAALSALGISTFDAKGKEVMLGGQGLGQIAEIGDIPPHLLEIEWVLACDVTNPLLGDHGATAVFGPQKGLQPQQFDILEKGLENWANVILQKTGRDVRDLPGAGAAGGMAAGFIGLLDAKIEPGFEVLRQSLQIDRAMEAVDGQAIDWVITGEGRIDEQTAYGKLPMRIAEMAKERGIPCIGICGSLGVSELEAFTSLFSIVNTPMHEVDAMTNAQPLFAACLQNLLPLMNLK; via the coding sequence ATGAGTCGAATTCTACTGGCGCCGGACAGTTTTAAAGGCTCTCTGAGCGCCACGCAATTCTGTCAGATTGCCTCGCAGGTAATTGAAGCTTACGCACCGCAGACCGAAGTGATCAGTCTGCCGCTCTCCGATGGCGGAGAAGGGTTTGTCGATGCCTATGTGACTGCCGGTCTGGCAAGTCGTGAAACGCTGTGGGTCAGCAATCCTCTGGGGCGTAAAATCAAAGCAGCCTATGGTTGGCAACAGGAAACGCACACCGCGATTATCGAGATGGCGCAGGCAAGCGGTCTGCCGAAAATTCGTCAGGAAGAGCGTAACCCCTTACAGACACACAGTCTCGGTACGGGGCAATTGATTTCAGCGGCCATTCAACAGGGAGCGAAGCGGATTATTCTCGGTCTGGGAGGCTCTGCGACCAACGATGGAGGCGCCGCGGCCTTAAGCGCTTTGGGAATCTCTACCTTTGACGCCAAGGGCAAGGAAGTGATGCTCGGCGGGCAAGGGCTCGGGCAGATTGCCGAAATCGGCGACATTCCGCCGCATCTTTTGGAGATTGAATGGGTATTGGCCTGCGATGTCACCAATCCGCTTTTAGGTGATCATGGCGCGACGGCCGTGTTCGGCCCGCAAAAAGGCTTGCAGCCGCAGCAGTTCGATATTCTGGAAAAGGGGTTGGAAAACTGGGCGAATGTCATTCTGCAAAAGACCGGCAGAGATGTTCGCGATCTTCCGGGTGCGGGCGCAGCCGGCGGTATGGCTGCCGGCTTTATCGGGCTTCTTGATGCCAAAATCGAACCGGGCTTTGAAGTCTTGCGACAGAGTTTGCAGATCGATAGAGCGATGGAAGCCGTGGATGGTCAGGCGATTGATTGGGTCATTACCGGCGAGGGTCGGATCGATGAGCAGACCGCTTATGGCAAGCTGCCGATGCGAATTGCCGAAATGGCAAAGGAGCGTGGTATTCCTTGTATCGGAATCTGCGGCAGTCTCGGGGTCAGTGAGCTGGAGGCTTTTACCTCGCTGTTCAGTATCGTCAATACGCCGATGCATGAAGTGGATGCGATGACCAATGCCCAACCGCTTTTTGCCGCATGCCTGCAGAATTTGCTGCCGTTAATGAATTTAAAGTAG
- a CDS encoding sugar phosphorylase has translation MTEPRDLSADSGLDRIKKRLDAIYQDSVKVEIAYKGIIELLAKQAKRTPHKEAKWDQTDAVLITYGDTFLQEGEMPLTTLQRFLSEHVKGAISSVHILPFFPYSSDDGFSVIDYCMVDPDLGDWEHVDEISQQYNLMFDLVINHVSRESLWFTDYKANNSPYTDFFIEVEGEPDLSQVTRPRNTPLLVPAYTHRGRKKVWATFSADQIDLNFANPLVLLRMLSVLLFYVSKGARIIRLDAIAFLWKQIGTNCIHLPQTHEAVKLMRDLVEMVAPDAIILTETNVPHLENLSYFGESDEAHMVYQFSLAPLILHALHRGDGNYLTDWAFNLEPPPQGCTFLNFTASHDGIGLRPVEGILPQREVEDLVTNMHRLGGFVSMKSNPDGSQSPYEINITYFSALRETHNSNGPDQWQVERFICSQNIMMCLQGVPAFYIHSLVATPNDHEGVEKTGRTRSINRRKWEYPYLQALIDSGRSSNAEVIKRLTRLLTLRKKHKAFDPNTPQQILDLGKEFFALWRAGDDVKFPILAIHNLTPDIQMLDLSQIDGFNDHPVWVNLLDATMVESQSDKFVLQPYQSLWLMPEQIDGESALWALSTS, from the coding sequence ATGACCGAACCTCGAGACCTCAGCGCAGATTCCGGTCTGGATCGGATCAAAAAGCGTCTGGACGCGATTTATCAAGACTCTGTCAAGGTCGAGATTGCTTATAAAGGCATTATCGAGCTGCTGGCCAAACAGGCCAAAAGAACTCCGCACAAAGAAGCGAAATGGGACCAGACCGATGCGGTACTGATCACCTACGGTGATACCTTCTTGCAGGAAGGCGAGATGCCTCTGACCACTTTGCAGCGCTTTTTGTCCGAGCATGTTAAGGGCGCGATCAGTAGTGTGCATATACTACCGTTTTTTCCGTACAGCTCCGATGACGGTTTTTCGGTCATCGATTACTGTATGGTTGATCCCGATCTGGGCGACTGGGAGCATGTCGACGAAATCAGTCAGCAATATAATTTGATGTTCGATCTGGTGATCAACCATGTTTCGCGCGAAAGTCTGTGGTTTACCGATTACAAAGCCAATAATTCACCCTATACCGATTTCTTTATCGAAGTTGAAGGCGAGCCGGATCTGTCGCAGGTAACGCGGCCGCGAAATACCCCGCTTCTGGTTCCCGCCTATACCCATCGCGGACGCAAAAAGGTCTGGGCGACTTTCAGTGCCGACCAGATCGATCTGAACTTTGCCAATCCGTTGGTGTTGCTGCGAATGCTTTCGGTTCTGCTGTTTTATGTCAGTAAGGGTGCGCGAATTATTCGTCTGGATGCGATCGCTTTTCTGTGGAAGCAGATCGGCACCAACTGTATCCATCTGCCGCAGACTCACGAGGCGGTCAAGCTGATGCGCGATCTGGTCGAGATGGTTGCGCCGGATGCGATTATTCTGACCGAAACCAATGTACCGCATCTTGAAAACCTGTCCTATTTCGGGGAGTCGGACGAGGCGCATATGGTCTATCAATTCAGTCTGGCGCCGCTGATTTTGCATGCGTTGCACCGTGGCGACGGAAATTATCTGACCGATTGGGCGTTCAATCTTGAGCCGCCTCCGCAAGGCTGTACCTTTTTGAATTTCACCGCATCGCACGACGGGATCGGTCTGCGTCCGGTAGAGGGCATCCTGCCGCAACGAGAAGTTGAGGATCTGGTCACTAATATGCACCGTCTCGGCGGCTTCGTTTCGATGAAGAGTAATCCGGACGGCAGCCAGAGCCCGTACGAGATCAATATCACCTATTTCAGCGCTTTGCGCGAGACGCATAACAGTAACGGCCCCGATCAGTGGCAGGTGGAGCGCTTCATCTGTTCGCAGAATATCATGATGTGTCTGCAAGGGGTTCCGGCGTTTTATATCCATTCACTGGTGGCGACGCCGAACGACCATGAAGGGGTCGAAAAAACGGGAAGAACGCGCTCGATTAACCGTCGAAAATGGGAATACCCTTATTTGCAGGCTCTAATCGACAGCGGGCGCAGTTCGAATGCCGAAGTGATCAAACGTCTGACGCGTTTGCTGACCTTGCGTAAAAAACATAAAGCCTTTGATCCGAATACGCCGCAACAGATTCTGGATCTCGGCAAAGAGTTTTTTGCCTTGTGGCGCGCCGGAGATGACGTAAAATTCCCGATACTGGCCATTCATAACCTGACACCGGATATACAGATGCTCGATCTGTCGCAGATTGACGGTTTTAACGACCATCCGGTCTGGGTCAATCTTCTGGATGCGACGATGGTCGAGTCGCAGAGCGACAAGTTTGTTCTGCAACCTTATCAGTCGTTATGGTTGATGCCGGAACAGATAGACGGAGAAAGTGCGCTTTGGGCACTCTCAACCAGCTAA
- a CDS encoding glycosyl transferase, whose protein sequence is MSDFFQNGTVTTFHNLTDRKIEELESDLLKFSQQNRLGLILPSLFSELEAPALKNIVSELSKVPYLSQIVIGLDRADKKQFEFAKGFFADLGQEHRILWNDGPRLQKVMNKLKAMELAPTEPGKGTNVWGCYGYVLAAKQVDVVALHDCDIITYQRDLLARLLYPVAHPTFNFVFSKGFYARHAEGKLNGRVARLMVTPLLRALEDVLGPDELLVYLDSFRYALAGEFAIHTHALKDMRIPADWGLEMGVLAEMRRNFSNRRICQVDIADVYDHKHQDLSLDDQNKGLARMSQDIAKSLFRKLATRGHVFSRGTMRSVRAVYLRTALDQLESYAFDAEMNGLELDLHAEEQAIELFARSILAAGDIFLDNTEERPFLPNWNRVTSACPTILEELYEAVELDNR, encoded by the coding sequence ATGAGTGATTTTTTTCAAAACGGAACAGTAACGACTTTCCATAACTTAACCGACCGCAAAATCGAAGAGTTGGAATCGGATTTGCTAAAGTTTTCTCAACAGAATCGGCTGGGGCTGATTTTGCCTTCCTTATTTAGTGAATTAGAAGCACCCGCTTTAAAAAACATCGTCAGTGAACTTTCTAAGGTTCCTTACCTTTCCCAGATCGTTATCGGTCTGGATCGGGCCGACAAAAAGCAGTTTGAGTTTGCCAAAGGCTTTTTTGCCGACCTGGGACAGGAGCATCGGATTTTATGGAACGACGGACCGCGCTTGCAAAAGGTCATGAATAAGCTCAAGGCAATGGAGTTGGCACCGACTGAACCTGGAAAAGGAACCAATGTTTGGGGGTGTTATGGTTATGTGTTGGCGGCAAAGCAGGTGGATGTGGTTGCGTTACACGATTGTGACATTATCACTTATCAACGTGACCTACTCGCACGTCTCCTCTACCCCGTCGCGCATCCCACGTTTAATTTTGTTTTTTCCAAAGGGTTCTATGCCCGACACGCTGAAGGGAAATTGAACGGCCGCGTAGCGCGATTGATGGTAACGCCGCTTTTGCGTGCGCTGGAGGATGTTTTAGGGCCGGATGAGCTGCTCGTCTATCTGGACAGTTTCCGCTATGCCTTGGCTGGCGAGTTTGCCATTCATACGCATGCGCTGAAGGATATGCGTATCCCGGCCGACTGGGGGCTGGAAATGGGGGTGCTGGCGGAGATGCGCCGTAATTTCTCCAATCGCCGCATCTGTCAGGTCGATATCGCCGATGTTTATGATCACAAGCATCAGGATCTGTCGCTGGATGATCAGAATAAGGGACTGGCGCGAATGAGCCAGGATATCGCCAAATCGCTGTTCAGAAAATTAGCGACACGCGGGCATGTCTTCTCGCGTGGAACCATGCGTTCGGTGCGTGCGGTTTATCTGCGTACGGCATTGGATCAGCTGGAAAGCTATGCCTTTGATGCTGAGATGAACGGTCTGGAGCTCGACCTGCATGCCGAAGAGCAGGCGATAGAACTGTTTGCACGCAGTATTCTTGCCGCCGGAGATATATTCCTGGATAACACTGAGGAACGCCCTTTCCTGCCAAACTGGAACCGGGTAACCAGCGCTTGTCCGACCATTCTGGAAGAACTTTACGAGGCGGTTGAGCTGGATAACCGGTAG
- a CDS encoding HAD-IIB family hydrolase translates to MNQFNYVNSISESGVYVFTDLDGTLLGHHDYQYAPVLPAIEQLKQFGIPLILNSSKTFAEISQWLDRLDLQPPFIAENGGVIYFSKEDPQQKYLLGRDYAEIRTILGQIREQYNWRFTGFGDCSVEEVMASTSLDYESAAMAKRRAVSEPISWQDSDANLLKFKQALEHHDLRLLKGGRFYHVMSHHDKASALKWVVERSESARNNPSDPGVQQTAFNVFGRSPYIVALGDGENDRRMLEEADLSLILPAQKGNTLKIDKKSAFEADKPAPEGWAEAVQQHLLIPLNSQLERQ, encoded by the coding sequence TTCCGAAAGCGGCGTCTATGTTTTTACCGATCTGGACGGAACTTTACTGGGGCACCACGACTATCAATATGCCCCTGTTCTGCCGGCGATCGAACAGCTTAAACAGTTCGGGATTCCGCTGATCTTGAATTCCAGTAAAACCTTTGCCGAAATCAGCCAATGGCTTGATCGCCTTGATCTGCAGCCGCCGTTTATTGCGGAGAATGGCGGGGTGATCTATTTCTCCAAAGAGGATCCGCAACAGAAATATCTTCTGGGTCGGGATTACGCGGAGATTCGCACAATTCTTGGGCAGATTCGCGAGCAATACAATTGGCGTTTTACCGGATTCGGTGACTGCTCGGTCGAGGAGGTTATGGCTTCCACTTCTTTGGATTACGAATCGGCTGCGATGGCAAAGCGTCGCGCAGTGAGCGAACCCATCAGCTGGCAGGACAGTGACGCGAATCTGCTCAAATTCAAACAGGCGTTAGAGCACCATGATCTGCGACTGCTTAAAGGCGGGCGTTTTTACCATGTGATGTCGCACCATGATAAGGCAAGTGCACTTAAATGGGTCGTGGAACGCAGTGAGAGCGCCCGAAATAATCCCTCTGACCCCGGAGTGCAGCAAACGGCATTCAATGTCTTTGGGCGGTCGCCTTATATTGTCGCTTTGGGTGACGGCGAGAATGATCGACGCATGTTGGAAGAGGCTGACTTAAGCCTGATTCTTCCGGCGCAGAAAGGAAATACCCTGAAAATTGATAAAAAAAGTGCTTTTGAGGCCGATAAACCGGCTCCTGAGGGCTGGGCGGAGGCCGTTCAGCAGCACTTGTTAATTCCATTAAACAGCCAGCTTGAGAGGCAATAG